The Pseudorasbora parva isolate DD20220531a chromosome 19, ASM2467924v1, whole genome shotgun sequence genomic sequence TTCTTTAGAATATTCAAATGGTTCTTTTAAGAACTCTTCGCTGAAAGGTTCTTTGAGGAACCAAAGGTGGTTTTAAGAGTGTTGTTGCAGATGTTTGTGTGTCTAGGTTTGTTATTAATAAAGTACATTATATTGCAATGTCCCCTTTTAACATGAACTGCAAAAACGTCAACGCAATGGCTTAGGACATGTGTATAAAGACTAAtgaaaacctttaaaaaatgttacatCTTTGGATATCATAAAGCTTGGTTTTCATATCAAAAGCATTTTTGGATAATCTGCTGCCACACCTGTTTGTTTGGGGAAGAGAGAATGCGGCGGGTTCTCAGTAAATCCCAAAATCAACCATCATCTCGCAGCTCCTTCAAGTTCCCATGGCAACCGATTTGGCATCTGGAGAAAAGACCAGTTGGTTTGGCTGAAAAGAATCACTTTGGATAAACATCCTCTCGATGCCATCACAAGTTCCTTGGTGGGAAGCAAGCTTTTGGTTTAACGGGTATCCACATGGAAAGGCCCAAAAATAACCCAGTACAATTCTCAAGGGTCCATACTTTCCATGCAAACTTTTCATATCACATTCTCCGAACAAAACGAATCCTCCTCTCTTCCTGCTGTTTCATCGTTTTCTTTGGAGTTTAGCAGCATCAGAGAGAAATCCTTCGGAATGGCTCGACAGGATCCAAATCGTCATATCCAAAGCGTACGACGGACGGACTTGGAAAGAATCGCATCAAAGGTGTTTTTGAAGTAATGGTTGTGTACACGTCTCTGGACGATGATGAGGTAGGGAGGGGTTCCCAGACAGCTTTTGTCTGCTAAGGCAATATTTGGAGCAGCCAAGGTCACACTCTCCATGGCAGTCGACCAGATGGGCACCTGAATGCAGGTTCTGGAGGCAGATGGCACAGGCACTGGCAGTGGGAAGAGTAGCGGGTATCTGGACTTTTTTTGGCTGAGGTAGGCGTGCTTTATCAGCAGGGGCTAATGTTAGCCCAAAATAACATTCTGAGGTAGCTATCTTTGGAGGTATACAGCTTTTGGTGGGTATTACGAAGGATAGGAAAAGGGGGAAAGAATCCATCACTTTTATGGTTCCTCTGGGGTAGCCTGCCTCGAGGCATGTACGGTGAAACATATAACAATCAATTTATTTGAACTCACACAACCACAAGCGAAGGCAAAAGCAAGGCCACGTTATTAATCTTAGTATATATCCGAGCTAAGGCTAACAAAGGGAACAAACCGCTGTTCCCTGTAATCATTTCAACTGAGAATATAGCTTGTTCTGTAAATCATGTAGTTCGTAAAATCTTATGTAAGAGTTTGAAGAGAAATGTTGTCAGTACGGACACAACATACGGCTACATTTTATTACCACAGGACGCATTGCAAAAGGAAGTTTTGGTTTCAGCAGAAAGTCCTttggtaataaaatataaagttgtTTTGTGAATTTGTGCTCAGAAAGAGTGCTGTAAAACTACTTGAAACTTAGCGTGCATTAAAAACAGTGTACAGTATCTCCTAAGGCTATCATTTGGTGTTCATATGCGGACACGTCGGCGTACAGATCTTAAAGGAGTTAAGGTTTGGTTCTGAAGGGAGGAAGCAAAGAAACAAATGGGACAGGCTAACTTAAACCAGCTCAATGTACGCTTTAACAGTAGCAGCGGTTTAGGTGACAGCCAGAGAATGATAAGTATGGATTAAAGGGGACTTTGGTGGGCAGGCTGGGCAGAGGAACCACAAAGAGCGAGATCACTGAGGCAGAGCTGGCTATGGGCTAGTGCTAGCCTGTGCCTGTGCCTGTGCCTGTGCCTGGCAGACTGGACGAGTGCTGCTCAATAAGAACCTGGCATTGCGTCTGTATATTAGGAAcctgaaaaagagaaaacagCCTTTAGTATgacaatcagagcacaagattCACTGGGAGTTTTCCATTGCAGTGCACTCACTGAGACCCTGTTTaaacctggtattaagatgcattttgatAAATCGGATCACTAGACGAGGGAGACATTATTATTCACACCTGGTATTTTAATCTGTCTCTTTTTTCGACTTTCAATCACCCCTGTCTTGATTTATTTGAGAGGAGGGTCTATATGGGTGGGTAAATGTACGTTTTTTTTCAGATCTCTAATGAATGAAATAAGCTCATGCATATGAAAACGGCAAAAGACGACGGAAAAACACACAGAGAGCATCAGCTCTGAAAGCAGCAAGATAACAGCACgccgtgagtgtgtgttagaaatcaggaatggttagagaacattgtgcttggtatgattttcatcttcaaaccaaccttgggtcttcagccgacaaagtttaaatcccgtctggctagagcgcttcccataatgtttccGCATTAGGTCAGTAGAAGGAGAGTGTTTTGTGTCTGTTCGACCACATGAGCATTTACTCTACAAAAGCAATCCTGTCTAATGTGTTTTtaactacctctggaagtggtcgaaATTGGACACGCTCAAACCGTTTTAGACCAGGTTTTACACCTGTATTCAGCGTTGTCCACTTGTGATACGATCGATCAAATTCAtccttaataccaggtgtaaagaGGGACATGCTGAAATGCTAAGTATTGTTAGTGATGATATAAACTCTGTTAGCAGACAAGAAAAAGGTGAAAAGGTGTTTTGGCTGTAAAACAACATTCCTGCTGAGAAAACTGGTGAGTCACAAGCTGTAAAAAATAGACAAGCTGCAAAATTAGACAATCTGCTATAGATGGCTTGTTCTCAGTTATAATGCACTAGAAGCTAGACCATAGATGATAGTCTTACCTGAGGAACTAATTCAATGCCTTGAGCAGGCTGTGTTAGTCCCTCTTTTGGTATGCCATTGCTCTGAGAATGATGTCCTCCATCTTCGCCCTGTGGCACAGACCAGCTGTCCTGAGTTCCTTTCCTACAGAGGAAACTGAGACAAAAATCAAATtcatttattaatgtatttattaaccTAAAGTAGTGGGCAAAAGTAATCTCCGGCCAAGAAAAATTGACATATTCTccttttattcaaatattattaaacaaattatatatatatatatatagcatatttctatttgtttttttccttctaTTTGTGATAAAGCAATGAAACATCCCAGATTAGGTAATTTTTGTCCAGGCTGTCATACAAAGAAATtataaaaacatgcaaaaacaagagagaaccaattaaatattaatagcTGATTATGTTGAAGTCAATGCATGCCTTTTCCTGTGAACTTTTTAGTTTTTCTATAAATTTGTTTTGCATGGTAAAATAAAACCTGTAgccttttttgccaaataatttTGTCAGATAAATACCTTAACCAAGTTTAGTGTTTTGCTCTTCCCtcgtatttaaaatattaaaaacattataaaatattttcctCATAATATGATGGTTTAATCACACTTGTAGGGTCATTACAAACATGATATCCCTCCGgacatcacttttggccacgactctttatatatatatataggaaaacacacattgtccgcaacaaaattgtgtttctcttctaaacgtgatttctttgctttcgaTTAATATAATTCTCTTAAATGTGAAATCTACTAGGTTACATTATTTGGGGTGAATGTGAACCAATCAAGTACTCGAACATGATTTTTGCTAaaactgtagttcccagcatgctttgcttggGACTTGACAAAAAGAGTAAAATTGTTGaacttaagtgttattttatgtgttttttgggcaaaattagataagggcgagactttatattgtttaatagtTTTGAATGTTTAATTTTGTTGGAATAATTCGAAGTTCGAACCATTTAAATTATACTGGGTTACCATAGTGGAGAAGAGCGGAGCGATTGCTTAGTCTGTGGACTGAGACAGCACATGTCATTAAAGAGCATTTCATAGCACTTGGCATGTTCATTATGGGCTCTTGCTCTCTCACAGAATGAAAGCTAGTTAGTACAGTCTTATAAATCAGTTAAGTGAccataaaaatatacaaaaacaaaataagcttGTGATTTGATTAAATAGGCATGGTCTCAAGCCCCGCTGTGCATACCACTGTTGTTAGGAagccatattaaaatcattttgagactactcaattgggttacttaaaaattacttcattccatgatgttatgtgaacaaattatgtttgtttaacttaattgaaTCATGTGGAACCGATGTACATGATtcaatcatgtaaatccaacacaccttgtttttcagtgtgtatatatatacacatgcacTTAATAGTAgtatttattatgtttatatatactgtatatgtgaAGTGCAAAATTTGTGCATGTAGTTCCATGACATCATCTAACCAAAAGCTCCATTACCTGCGCCGATATCCGAACATGAGGAAGAGCACACAGAAAATGATGCAGGCCATCCCAATGTGGATGCCAACCACAATACTGCTGACCGAGCTCTCTACACCCCTGCAGTTACAGTGAGTTTCCTCTCCTGAACCAAAGAACAGGATCATTATACAGTGCACTTAAAATGAATGAACACTTAAGAGTGCCAAAGCAAATGCTGATTTACCTGCTCTGGTTTTAGCACTAGTTCCGTCCTCAGCCAGTGACACGAGTTTCTTTGAACAGTCACTCTCTCCATTGCCATTGTAGGCCACCAGTTTGATTTCATACACAGCGCCGGGGTCTATGGGGAAAAAACGGACACGGtcagcatcacacacactgcaaatcAATCAAAGATCCTCATGCATTGGCCTCCAGCATGTATACGTTGAGCTGGTTTTGTTGACTTTGCAGTCACAGTAGAAATATTGATCAGCTGAGTCATAAGGATTGAGGTCTGGTGTAAAACCTACTGGCTATTTTGCTCCTACTTTGACACTTTTCTTTGTACATGATATAAGATCTGCTTTTATCAATATCTCTATTTTCACTCCTTTCTGAGTTCTCGGAAATGCATACACTTTTCACATAATAATACTAGGAAATATTCTTAGAGGGGTGTTTGCTATTCAGCTGGGCAGACCGAGGGAACATTTCCACTGTCACTGTACAAACATAATGGCTTAGTGAAGCAAGAGcgtttttggtgaaacatttttgtGCTGATTATGTGGGAAAATTCCACTGCAAGGAGTAACAAAATAAGAATTTCATTATAACTACAGATAAACAgataaaacatttctttttcgGAGAACTTATGTCTTTTAACTATTAAATCTATTAATATTTTGCCATTTTTAAATGATCTtaactgtagcactttgagatttgttccatgttatttattattattattattattagatgaCAATAAAGCTTTTTGAATGacttgaacccctaaaagtATTTATACACTTAAAATATGGATTTTTAATGCCAAATATCCAAACAATATACAGGTAGTTATACACCTATTAAAAAATGTGCACAGTGTGAAGAAAAAGTGTATTATAAAGATattttagcactttgagattttgtttaatataaagtgcattataaataaaatttattattattattatgatatgTTTTTTGCAAAATTAAATCATTTGCTTTTGTTACTTTTTATTGTGCTGAAGCTAAAGCAAATGATtaaaattactattaaaattattactaataataaaattctttataataaatatatatttttctcccCACTATTAGAGTaatgttacactgtaaaaaaattgtgttggtttttgttggtttaacttaaaaaagtaagtaacctggttgccttaaaattttgagtttattgaaattaaaaatttgagttgatacaatgaaggaaattagtttaataaatagaaactcaaaatattattgtatctgaaccacataaaaaatgtgataaatgatgaaaatagcacaatttggcatgtttcactgcgtcatcacaaataaaacacacacaattacccaatctgcttacaaaatcttttaataatattttaataaaggctgtcgtatctcaaaaaatgttcattgtagtaactcaaaattttaatttcaatgaactcaaaattttaaggcaaccaggtaactttttttctaaataattttttacagtgtagaagtAAAACTGAAAACCTTCAGATTTTGTATTGGACAATGCAAAACTGTTATAAGATTTACTTTGACAgccttaaaacacattttaaaatacactgtaaaaaaatgttctagtgacggATCAGATCTAAATTTTTCatttggccgaattgaaattttgtgaattgatgaactttaattcacagaaattaaattgggttaactgaaaaatgtagatgtgatcagtcacatgaaaattttcaattggagacctgattttttttttttacagtgtgtataaAATTCTCACATTTTCTGCGGACGCAATAGTTGTAGCTCCCAATTGGAAACCCTTTAACGtaagatatatttaaaatgcatgAATTTAATTGCATTTGATTACAAAACACCAAACCATATAGAATGTACATTGCGCATCAATAGTTTCACAAACAGAAACCTGTTTTCCCTCACCAAGATGAGAGAAGGTGTGAGCGTTAACATGGCATGGCAACTGAACCGGCCCCTGGACCTCTCCGTGGGGGACCCTGCGGTAGGACAGTCGGAAACCCTCCGTTTTCCCAGGCTTACTGGGCAGCTCCCATAGGACCTGGACTGCTGTAGTGTTTATTGCTTTGGTGAAAAATGTAGGTGGACTGGGCACTAGAGGGGACATACAGAGAGAAAAACCATTATAGTGATCTCAGAGGAACAATCAGTCATTCAGGCGGGTGGGCAAAAAGGAAACCATGCTCAAACCTCTGTGACAAATCAGAGGGAAAGGACATGTGTGCGGACAGAGGGAGCTAAAAATGCTGACGTGGCTCAGAGAAGAGACAGCTGGGGAGAGAGGGGGATAGTCTGAAATTGTAGTACACCTAAGCAAAACATGAACCAAACAATATACAGTGTGCAATCTGTATGTGGCTACATACCGCCCCCTAGTGTTGTGGAAACAACAGTACTGGAGCGTTCACTGGCCCCCAGTGGAGAGTAGGCCTTCAGGTAGATGGAGTAGGTGGTCGCAGGTTCGAGGTTTGTAAGATCATGCTGAAATGTTGTCTTACTAACGGCCTCCTGTAGTTCCTTACTCTCAGGCTCTGAGAACAAAAGTGCACAGATTATGTAGTGCATTAGCCATAAGGACACTgtaataaaatcataaaatcataatttgaactacactgtgaaaaaagtttttttttttaagttacctggttgccttaaaatgttgagatcattgaaattaaaagtttgagttaatacaatgaacattttttgagattcgacaacctgtattaaaatattattaaaagattttgtaagcatattgggtaattgtgtatgttttatttttgatgacgcagtaaaacatggcatattttgatgatttatcacattttctatgttcagatacaataatattttgagtttctgtttattaaacaaatttccttcattgtatcaactaaaaatTTTACTTGTAATAAACTccaaatttttaaggcaaccaggttacttacttttttaagttaaaccagcatttttttttgttgcagtgTATAAACATGCTATGGTAAAAACCTGTTATTTGGTTCACAGGTAAACAAGTGCAATAAATCAGGacaaaaaaacaggaaaattaATGTAagtttacagtaaaatactgttaATTTTACCTTTTTTCTCCCTTttaaaatttttttatttaagtttttatgTTTCTTTTGGTTATTAATTGGATCTTATATTCACTCTaaaaattgctgggttaaaaacaacccaagttgggttgaaaatggacaaactcagaaattgggttgtttgaacccagtgaatggaccaattcaaacaacccaatttctgagtttgtccattttttagacccagcattttttaaagtgtactcTGAAGTAGGAGCTAAAATAGTTCCCCCTAAAAGGAGCTCCTAGAACTAAAATCGTTCGTAGTTCCTGCATTGCAAACACGCCTAAATCCGGGTACTTCCAAGAATAGTACTAGAAACTATGAAAAGGTTCCTCTGGTGCGAaagcctacactctaaaaaatgctgggttaaaaacaacccaagttgggttgaaaatggacaaacccagaaattgggttgtttgaacctattgaatggacccattcaaacgacccaatttctgggtttgtccattttcaacccaacttgagtttttttttaacccagcaagtTGTTGTATGTTGTATACATTTCAAAATGGCCCTGAGTGGAAGTGCCTAGGGAAGTTTGTCTCAAAGTGAGGTTGAAAGCAGAACTCCAGAAGCACTTACCGCCATACTTGCGGATGTGCAGCACATATCCGATGATCCCGTCTGTGATTTCAGCCGGCGGCTGCGTCCAGGAGAGCTGCAGGGTGGTTTTAGAAAGAGCCGTGGCCTTCAGGCCCTGAGGGGAATCTGGCAGCTCTTTGGCCAGGGATACGGCCAGACGGGCACTGGCCTGGTTCGTGCCGGCAGAGTTTTCAGCGATGCACTGGTATATGGCCTCATCCTCTGATGTGATGCGAGTCACGGCCAGGGtgctaaaaacattaaaaattacacttaaaaaattggttacactttatttttaggtgtctgtgttacagtgtagatatgcatttaagtactgtgtaataataattaactacatgtacttactatagggttagggtttgggtTTGTTTTAGGGTTAgatgcatgtaattatgcatcattaATAGTTATTATTACAGTAACACTGTAAATACtgtttacactgtaaaataaagtgttaccaagaaATCTATACTGTGAATTTAATGTTGTAATCTTGTTAACATTCACAGATATTGCActttactagcctagaaatctagacgcaccccagcagcagcaaatttaatctgcccgcaagtgtcaaacatcttgatgtgggtctggcttgtcaggcaagCACTTTACAATTTGGATGACAGAATATAAACGGGTAAACACTGACACCTAGTGGTCAGAAGTTAGAAATGCATCCAGATATTTTTATTGGTTAATGCACCCTTTTAATATATCCGGGGTTTTCATAGTTTGGTAAACTTatcagaggtggaaagtaacgaattacatttactcgcgttactgtaaCTGAGTAgcttttctgtgtacttctacttttttaagtagttttaaaaatctgtaattttacttttacttaagtacattttgattaaagtattgtacttcgctacattttaaatcacatccgttactgagtaaaaataaatcattaatgcaaagagTAGAGGGAAAAAAAACGCGATCCAGAAATGActatattgaatagagggcgcggGACGCGTGAGAAAACAAGCGCGCAAATGtcagatggagacgaacaagacaggcgtcagtgacgcagacccaggtgaaagcaaaacgcTGTCGTTAACCCCTGGCTagtatggaaatactttggatatagaaaaaaattatgtggtgttgtcctggaggatatcaaatgtgcacaaaatgtggatgcaaatgaagaaacacatagaacatgttcgggAACACCCCTCTGTGCAgataaaggtatgtttataacttaggccgattgatttctgtgacgcagagggaatcccggagtcatgaacattaactttacattataacgtagaattggtgtaatacacgcaaactggtggatgaacgaaaaactcgaatgtagagctgcaggccttagaaataaatcaaatcgcgacatggtctgggaatattaaagcacaaaacattgctatatgaatatatgatctgcttgttctctctctgtgaatgacctgctccgtctactacatatgcactctattattcttaaacatttttacgaattaatgataaaaataagttgttaatctaattgataatttattgaatttagtttattagacatgttttattgaaattttaataaacaaaataaacaaatggttttaagtttgttataaaaaaaaaaacatttgttcaaccaaaaaaaaaaagaccaatcttcttcattcatttaacatcattttaactagtgataataaccatcatttaataataggtatagtaaatgtttaattgatgttttctgagatagttgtcatattgtgaaaatctcattctatcacaaccctacaggggagagtcccccacccccactgttaaaaaagtaactaagtaacttttactctgagtacattttaaatgagctactttttacttttacttgagtaaatttttagaccagtaattttacttgtacttaagtaaaatttcattgaagtaacagtacttttacttaagtagaatattttgttactctttccacctctgaAACTTATATAGTAGTGAATGGGAGAAGACTGCAGATCTAATCGGTGTATTCCCATTCGCTCATAtagcaaacaaaaaacaaaacaagataaTGTTTACACAACTTTTCAAAAGAGAAAAAATATAGAGACATTAATTATATTGGTCAGAAGAGAGAAAGATGTAATCTTTTGTGTAACGCCCTCAGCCATTTGTATTAGAAAGcttaataacattttttttacacttaatgCCAAAGTAATATAACGCAAAGTATAGCATTATAAATgcgtattacattttttaaacatgaaaatataagAAATCTTTACTTGATTTGCAATGTTAATTACTGTGGTAACGTCACAGTCTGTGAAAAGGGTCAAATAGTATTTTATATCAAATAATagttaaaaataaagtaaaaaaatacaactctataataataatgcattaaaaatactAAAATGTAAATAGGTATCTAAACATATAAACAGAAAACGTTTTAAATAGCCAatctataatttaaaaaaataggttTTCTGGCGTGTGTATTTCAGCAATAGTTTTGTGTATTCCTGACTGTaattcacactgtaaaaaaaaaggcaaattttgaacttttgcagtacaatcgacttggatgtttaagttatttcaacttaaattatgttaaactgactttaaaaaatgagttacatcttgtataactaataaaaagaagttcttaacttattttgatgggttaaaacaatgtaaaaacaaatgttgtcataacttattgaacatataattttttacagtgcataatattTCCTGCTATTTTTGAGTCTCCTACCTGTTATTGTTAGTGAGTTTGACATTATCACCGGGCGTGAGTATCTTCCCATTCTTCAGCCATATGATATGAGGTTCAGGAACACCCTGAGCCACACACGTGAACACAGCACTGCCCCCTGCTGGCTTCGACACAGACTGCGGCCACTGACTGAACTCTGGAGGAGCTGGAGGAGAGAGGCAACCGACACGGACATTTAGGAGCACTTTTACTTAGTTTAGCTTGATATATTCAaacaactaaaactaaactgaaatgataaaacattattgttattattattattattattgaattaattaaaaaaatatatagacatatttttaaaaaaagaagccgAATAAAAAATTGCTACAACTTTaacaaaatttaaaatgaaaagtaaaatattaaaattatagtATTGCAAtgatgctaaaataaaatacacaaccccccccccatttatttatttatttagccaatttaataatgtaatggtataaattattataaatgtatt encodes the following:
- the si:ch211-57n23.4 gene encoding immunoglobulin superfamily DCC subclass member 3 gives rise to the protein MLDCRVEGEGPITVTWHKNGAPLPMGVGSRAKILSNGTLLIRSFQKRRDGDATDAGEYYCAAQNHYGMLVSRKARVQLASLPKFHTHPESMSVDEGGVARFQCQVSGVPEANITWEKDRVVLGTSDDRYTLLPMGILQITGVKKSDAGIYRCVATNIANTRNSHEAYLNVTGGVPRTYKEPVILSGPQNLTITIHQTAILECIATGNPRPIVSWSRLDGRSIGVEGIQVLGTGNLMISDVSLQHSGVYVCAANRPGTRMRRTALGRLVVQAPPEFSQWPQSVSKPAGGSAVFTCVAQGVPEPHIIWLKNGKILTPGDNVKLTNNNSTLAVTRITSEDEAIYQCIAENSAGTNQASARLAVSLAKELPDSPQGLKATALSKTTLQLSWTQPPAEITDGIIGYVLHIRKYGEPESKELQEAVSKTTFQHDLTNLEPATTYSIYLKAYSPLGASERSSTVVSTTLGGVPSPPTFFTKAINTTAVQVLWELPSKPGKTEGFRLSYRRVPHGEVQGPVQLPCHVNAHTFSHLDPGAVYEIKLVAYNGNGESDCSKKLVSLAEDGTSAKTRAGEETHCNCRGVESSVSSIVVGIHIGMACIIFCVLFLMFGYRRSFLCRKGTQDSWSVPQGEDGGHHSQSNGIPKEGLTQPAQGIELVPQVPNIQTQCQVLIEQHSSSLPGTGTGTGTG